The window GCAGTGGGTTTCTCCATATCTCTCATAGTAGAAGGACGGGATTCTTTCTCCCTCCTGGGCCTCATGGAGTAAAAGCCGTCTTCCGTTTTCCCCGTCCTCAAAGACCGGCATGACAAAGACCAGTACAGTACCTTTCGTCACCACGTATGTATCCGTATTATTTTGTGTAAGGTATGTATCTCCGCCCTTCAGATGTATCATTTTTTTCAAAGTAGCTTTATCCATAGCCTTTCTCCTTGTCTATATGTTCTTAATCAGGCGCTGGTAATGGCCTTCCTGTGCTGCAAGCTCTTCATGTGTCCCCCGCTGTACAATCTTCCCGTTGTCCATTACCAGGATCTCATCACAATCCCGGATTGCGGAAAGCCTGTGCGCCACGATGATACATGTGCAGCCCCGCCGTTTGATATTATCTACAATTTCCTTCTCTACAAGGGGATCCAATGCGCTGGTGGCCTCATCCATAATCAATATAGAGGGGCTTGTCACCAAGGCCCTGGCGATTTCCAGCCTCTGCCTCTGCCCGCCTGACAGGTTTGTCCCCCCTTCTGAGAGAACGTAGTCATATGCGCCTGGTTTCCTGACAATCACATCATGAATACATGCATCCTTGGCCGCCTGTATAATATCACTTTCCAGAATATGCCTGTTCCACATAGTAAGGTTATCCCGTATGCTTCCTGAGAACAGCATCACCTGCTGGCTGACCGTGGACACGCTGATGCCCATGACCTCCGGCGGTATCTGATCCATCGGCACGCCGTCAAAAAGCACTTCCCCTGACCAGGGGCGGTACAAACCGCTCAATATTTTAGAAACCGTGGACTTTCCGCTGCCTGATGCACCTACAAAGGCAATCGATTTCCCTGCGGACAGCCGGAAAGAAAAATCTTCTACAAGGGGCGCTTCCAGAATACTATAGCCAAAAGATATATCCGTTATATCCACGTTCCCACATAGTTTTCTGTCCAGCTTGGCCCTGACAGCATTGGGATCTTTGGCAATGTCTGCTTTATACCTCTGTATATCTTCCACCCGTCCCATGTCTGTCTTCATTGTCTGTATCTTCTGAATAAACCCTACCAGGCTGTTAATGGGGATAATAAATGAGGCGAGCAGGCTTGTATATGCCACAAGCTGGCCCACAGACAGCGTTCCTCTGATAACCAGAAGCCCGCCTGTCATAAGGACAAGGACATTTGTGGTGTTTTTTGAGATCTCTGGTATAGAATTTAATATCTCCTGCGTTTTAGACATTTCCTGGCCTTTTGTTGCAACTTTCCCGTAATGTCCCATAATGCGCCCCACATATTCATTTTCCACTCCAGAGGCTTTCAATGTACTGGTTATGGATACGCCTGTATAAAATACTCCGTACATTTTTCCTTTGTCCTGCTGCATCTTCTTAGACATATCCTCCAGCCTTGAGGCCGAGAATTTCATTAGAAGGATGTTGACTGCCGCCCCTGCCACACCGATCATTGTCAGCATGGGACTGTACAGCAGCAAAAGAACAAGGTAAAAACAGGATACAAAAATATTTAGAATGGTTTCTCCAAGATCGCCAGCCAGAAATACACTTACATTATTATTGTTCTCCACCCTCCCTGAGAGATCTCCCACGCTTCTCTGCTCATAAAAAGCCATTGGCAGCCTCAGCATATGTGAGATAAACCCATGGGCGGATAGGAGGGCCAGTTTATTTTGAAGTTTCAAAAGCAGCGCACTTTTCAGATACGTAAAAAACCCCTGAAAAGTAATGGTCATACCCATAAGGATCAAAAACTTCATAAACCAGGCGGTGGTCCTTCCAATGAGGATTTCATCAATAAATACCTCGGAAAACACCGGCATCATGATTCCCGGCACAACGAGAAAGAGGCCAATTACAAGAAGTGACAGGATAGAGGCCCCCTGCCCCTGAAGACGCCCGCGTATGAAATGCATCAGCGTCTTCTTCTGCCGTTCTTTTTTAAATCCTGGTTTCTTCTTGAACTGAATCGTAATTCCTGTGTACCCTTCATCCAGCTCTTGTTCTGTGAGTTTTCGCCTTCCCCCTGCTGGATCATTCAGATAATAGTACTTTCCCTTTTTTCCCTCAAATACAACAAAATGGTTAAAGTTCCAGTGTATAATGCAGGGAACCCTCGCCTCCTCCACAAGCTTCCTGAAACTGTATCTGTAACCTTTTGCTTCAAGTCCCAGCTTCTTGGCCGCCTTGACCACATTGCTGGCCTTGCTTCCATCCCTCGACACTCCAGTCTCAATACGCATTTGTTCAAGGGGAATTTCCCTCCCATAGCATCCAAATATCATAGCCAGGGATGCGGCACCGCATTCTGTCGCCTCCATTTGGAAAACAGTGGGAGTTTTCACATATGCTTTGTTCTTCACAAAAATAATTTTATCTGCCATTTTTTCTCACTCCGTCAGTCTTTGACTATTCCATGTTGAATTTTTCTTTCAGCTTGGGAATCAACATAGTGATCGGCGGAACCTCCTCTGTAATCACACTTCCCTCCAGCAGAGTACCTACTTCCAGATCCACTTTCTCCCCTTTTGCAGTAGACCATGCAAATCCACTGGCAGTGTGGGAATCTGTATCCAGTTCACACACCACTTGCAGGACGGCCCCATCGGAACTGAATGTGGTGGCCAGGGTCTCATCCCCAAGGCGGGTATAAAGATCTGCGTAGGAAGTGACATAATTCGCTACCGATGTAACTGTCGCCGTCATATGCCCATATTCCTCTTTTGGGAGGTTTGTGGCATATACATTTACTTTCATTCCCTCCCTTACATTCTTCCCCTCGGCAAGAGACATGAAATAAATGGCCTGGAGTTTTCCATTGCTGTCCATATCCTGCTGGCTGATTCTTGCCATCTCCATATCTATGGCAACTGTAGAGCCATTGGTTGCAAAGGTAGAATAAACGGTCCCTGATACGCTGGCTTTAATCTCCTGCCCATCTTTGAGCTGCTCATAATTCTTAAGTTCCGTGTTGAGCTGGTCAAGAGTGGCTTCTTTCGTAGAGTCAAACTGGCTCTTGAGTGTTTCCTTCTGTACACTCTCTGCCGAAGCTTCCCCTGATAGCTGTACCTCCATAGTCTTTATCTCTGAGCTGATGGATTCTTCTTTACTTTTTGCCGTCGTGTATTGGCTGAGCGCAGTGTTATATGCGTTTGATTTCGCTGTTCTGTCTGCAGCAGTGCTTCCTGCGCTGCCTACATAATTTTCATATGCAGCTTTTTTCTCCTCATAAGCCGCTTTTTTTTCATCCCTGATACGCCCGGCCTCCTCCGTCTGCGCTTTCAGCTCCTCATTGTCCGGCTGCGCCCCGTAGGCTGCCTCTGCTGCCTGATAGGCGGACTCTGCCGCCTGGTATTCTTCTGCTGCTGCAGAATAGTCATACTCCACTGAAGAACTATTGTCAGAGGCCAAAGCATTATAATATGCATCTGCCGCTGCCTCCATCTCCGCTTTCAGCCTGGCTGTCTCTGCCTGAGCCTGCTCATATTCTGCCCTAAGGGCGGCCAGGGCCGTCTCGCTTGCCTCTGTATCCAGAGATAATGCTAGTTTATTTCCTTTAATTTCAATCAAAGCCTGATTGTCAGAAGTCACAACGTCATTCTCGGAATCATATGTAACTGCCTCCACATCCTCTATCCGTTTCTGTATCTGCTTGATTGCCTGTACGACTTCCGTACTGCCCACCTCATAGAGAACATCCCCTTCTTCTACGTAATCACCGCTGCTGACATACGTATTAGTCACAACGCCCTGTGTCTTGGCATAAACAGACGTCAGAGTACTCTCTGTCAGCAGAATCCCTTTCCCCTCCTCAGTGATCGGCACACGTCCTATCACTCCCCACAGGGCCACAACTGCTATAACAAGAACCCCTGCTATGAGGGCAAGCCAGGTCATGGGGGAATTAACCACAATCATTTTGTCCAGCTGCTCTGGGGATGACAACCTGTCCAGAGACTTTTTTCTAAATAATGCATTTGCCATTGCCTATCTCTCCTTAACTCCATCTCATTTTATAAAAACAGTCCGTTGCTCCAGTCCATAAAACCATGGAACAATACTGCTCCATAAATTGCCCCTGTCTTCTTTAAAAGAATACAAAAGACAATATGCCATACAAAGGTCATAACCAGCGTCATGCCGTACCCATTCAGTAAAAGCTCCAGAAAATTGCCGCTCACCACGGCCTGGTAGGGAATATGCAGCAGCATGAACAGCACTCCGCTCAATATAACCGCCCCATACTTACCTTCCATCACACTTTCCAGGCGGCCCAGCAGGTATCCCCTGAAAATCACTTCCTCGGGAAAGGATATCAGAGCCATAAAATATACAAGATTAGGCACTATACTCCCCAGGGGGGATAGTTCCCCTCCTCTGAGTATTCCCGGTATAATACCATTGACAGCTACAATCACCGCCGACCAGGCCAGTCCCGCCAGGCAGGACGGCACAAGCCTGCCCCGGTCAAACCCAAGGGTTTCCCGGCCCTCCCCCTTTCCCTTTACAAGGGCAAAACAGAGGATAGTAAAAAGGATATTTACCACAATCACAAATGGTATTCCCGGCCATAAAAGCTGCAGGAGGCCGCTTGCCAGATAAGACAGCATCAGGCCGCACCAGACTGCCGCCGCGCGGGTTATTTCCCTCTTTTCTCCCATCACAGGTCTCCTATTCTATTCAATTGTTAGTATGTCTATGAAACCCGTCATTTCAAAGACTTCCATAATGTTGTCATTTACATTCTGCAGAACCATCTCCCCCTGATTGTTCATAGTCTTCTGGGTGGCAAGAAGCACTCTTAATCCTGCAGAGGATACATAATCCAGACATGCAAAATCCATATACAGCTTCTCTATGCCATCCAGCGACTCTCCTAATTTCTGCTCCAGCTCCGGGGCCGTTCCCGTATCAAGCCTTCCTTCCAGGTTAATCGTCAGTGCATTTCCCTCTTTCATCATTTTGATTTTCATAATCTTCCTCCATACTTACAAATATTTTCCTCTTTATCCCTTTTTAATGGTCAGTATGTTATATCCATCCTCATATTTGTACTCTACCTCATCCATCATTTTACGGACTATATATATTCCCAGGCCGCCTATCTGCCGCTGGTTTGCCGAGAGCGTGATATCCGGGGCATCTTTTTTCAGAGGGTCATAGCGTATCCCATTATCCTTAAAGGTAATCACGGCCTGCCCTGAATCCTCCTGCATGTTAACTTCTATTGAAACTATGCCTGCAAGTTCCATATCCCCCCTATCCTGATAGGCATACTGGGCAATATTCACATATATTTCCTCCGCCGCAATCAGCAGCTGCGTCCGTACTTTCTCTGTGCATCCCTTGGAATCCAGATATTGGTTGAGAAAGCAATGTACCTGTTCCCAATTCTCCTGTTTTGCCGGTAAGGCCAATTCATTCTGCATCCTATCTCTCCCATCCTCTGCCTATACTGAGATCAACTGTCTTTTTGCAAGTTCATAAAAAATCCCCTTTTGCCTGAGTAATTCACTATAGGTCCCACTCTCAGCGATCCTTCCCTGATCCATGACAAAGATCCGGCTGCATTTTTTCACGGTATTAACACGGTGTGCAATCACAATCCTAGTCATACGTTTCTTCTCAAGCATTTTCATGATCCGGCCCTGGGTGTCATTATCCAGCGCGCTTGTGGCCTCATCCAAAAACAGCACGGCCGGCTTATGTGCCAGTGCCCTGGCCAGAAGAATACGCTGCTTCTGCCCTCCTGAAATCGTACTTCCTGATTCTGTCACAAGAGTATGCAGTCCCATCGGCATCTCTTCCACCTCTTCCTTTAACTGGACCTCCTCTAAAAGTTCCCATGCATCCTCAAGGGTCAGCTTTTCCGCCGAGACAGCAATATTCTCATAGATACTTCCTGTAAAAAGCGATTCTTCCTGCAGTACCACGCCCAGCTTCTTCCTGAGTTCCGGCTTATTGATATGCTCCAGATCCCTATGGTCATAGAATACTACCCCCTTGTCTGGCTTTTCAAAGCCAAGCATAATCTGAAAAAGTGTGGATTTTCCGCAGCCTGATCCCCCCACAATGCCAATATAATCTCCCGTCTCGGCTTTAACTGAGATATTATTTAAGACCTGCGTTTCCCCCTCCCCATAGGAAAAAGAGACATTGCTGACTTCAACTCTCCCGTCCAGCTTTCCTACACTGCCATAGAGTCCCTGAGATTCCGCATAATTTTCCAATATAGGCCTGCACCTGTCGTATGTGGGAAATATAAAATCTGCCTGCCAAAAAGATATGACCGCGTCACATACATTCTGCACAAACAACTCTGAAACAGTAAACAGGCCTACAAAACTTCCAATGCTCCCCTCTGCCATCCAGGGCAGGTACAGCAGAAACAACAAAAGCATTGTGAATCCTGCGTACAGTTTTGCAAACGAATCCAGCCATGCCTCCCCCCGCCCCTGTGTCATCTCCTTTTGGCACATCTTTGTATATTTCTTCAGATATTCGTACAGTGCCCTGTCTTCCATGCCATCTGTACGAACCTTCTGAATGCCGCACAGATATTGGAACATGAGCGCATTCATCTTTCCCTCTTCTCTCTGCTTTTCCCTCTCCACCTTAATGTGGTTCCTACAGAGCACAAACGCCAGCAGGCCGAACACCGCCGCGCAAAGGATCACGTACATTCCTATCCACCAATGATAGGCTAACATACGTATCCCAAATATAACCCCATATACAATGCTAAGTGCTGCCCCCAGAAGTCCTCTGAACCCATCCCGGAATATCCTTGCTGACCTGACCGCCCGCTGCCCTAAGTCCGCCGCGTCATATCTGCGCAGTATTTCCTCAGGGAGATGCATCAGCCTGTCATACAGCGCCGGCATAACTGCATTCTGCATTTTATTCAGATTTCTGTACATAGTCATATTTTTCACGAGTGTTATGCAGAAATGCCCGGCCATGCAGACCATGGCCATGGCTGCAAACTCTGCAATAATTTTCATATCTGAGGCGGCCAGCAGTACATCTGCCAGATATTCATAAGAGGCAGGAAGTATAAGCGCTGCAAACGCACCCAGAACTGTCAGGCCAAAAACCGCGATCCAGTCTGCCAAATCTGTCTCCTGAATACCAAACCAGACCAGTGCCTTTAACCCTATAGTTTTCTTTTCAAAGGGACGGTAAAATATAATTCCCGTCTGCTCTATCTCTCTTTCCTGTGCATCCCCCACCCGGGTGATTCTCCCTGCCTTTGCCTCATACATATAATAGTTTGACCGCTTTCGGAACAAGGCTACCGGCAGACCATCCTTCTTTTTTCTGCCCATAAAGCTTCCAAAATCCTTCCTGTGCCACCCCGGCCCCAGCCATATCTCCCTGGCAGGTATTCCGGATGCCGAAGCCATTTGAAAGACATCCATGCTTCTTGTATACTTTTCTTTCAATTTCCCGAGGGGCAGAAGCTTATATCCCTCCCTTCTGCACAGAAATGCGGCAGTCTGATACAGAACGTCCTTTTTTACAGGGAGCTTAGTATCTTTTACAGGGGTTTTGCCATGTTCCCATCCTGTATTTTCTGCGATGAGATTTCTACAGCTTTCAATACTGCTG of the Luxibacter massiliensis genome contains:
- a CDS encoding STAS domain-containing protein; translated protein: MKIKMMKEGNALTINLEGRLDTGTAPELEQKLGESLDGIEKLYMDFACLDYVSSAGLRVLLATQKTMNNQGEMVLQNVNDNIMEVFEMTGFIDILTIE
- a CDS encoding CPBP family intramembrane glutamic endopeptidase, coding for MGEKREITRAAAVWCGLMLSYLASGLLQLLWPGIPFVIVVNILFTILCFALVKGKGEGRETLGFDRGRLVPSCLAGLAWSAVIVAVNGIIPGILRGGELSPLGSIVPNLVYFMALISFPEEVIFRGYLLGRLESVMEGKYGAVILSGVLFMLLHIPYQAVVSGNFLELLLNGYGMTLVMTFVWHIVFCILLKKTGAIYGAVLFHGFMDWSNGLFL
- a CDS encoding ATP-binding cassette domain-containing protein, translating into MELKAGKTYRTRDASIYGRVVKGSLLVHILPYEDNVPCRKLYLCTVKAGEDIPFLDKKAEGKDWSFQLTALEPAEIELNRTGISLEKVRRVFAEQAGVFLLDGDMFQEEIIEKYNMGMIKAEAYVYASASERISSIESCRNLIAENTGWEHGKTPVKDTKLPVKKDVLYQTAAFLCRREGYKLLPLGKLKEKYTRSMDVFQMASASGIPAREIWLGPGWHRKDFGSFMGRKKKDGLPVALFRKRSNYYMYEAKAGRITRVGDAQEREIEQTGIIFYRPFEKKTIGLKALVWFGIQETDLADWIAVFGLTVLGAFAALILPASYEYLADVLLAASDMKIIAEFAAMAMVCMAGHFCITLVKNMTMYRNLNKMQNAVMPALYDRLMHLPEEILRRYDAADLGQRAVRSARIFRDGFRGLLGAALSIVYGVIFGIRMLAYHWWIGMYVILCAAVFGLLAFVLCRNHIKVEREKQREEGKMNALMFQYLCGIQKVRTDGMEDRALYEYLKKYTKMCQKEMTQGRGEAWLDSFAKLYAGFTMLLLFLLYLPWMAEGSIGSFVGLFTVSELFVQNVCDAVISFWQADFIFPTYDRCRPILENYAESQGLYGSVGKLDGRVEVSNVSFSYGEGETQVLNNISVKAETGDYIGIVGGSGCGKSTLFQIMLGFEKPDKGVVFYDHRDLEHINKPELRKKLGVVLQEESLFTGSIYENIAVSAEKLTLEDAWELLEEVQLKEEVEEMPMGLHTLVTESGSTISGGQKQRILLARALAHKPAVLFLDEATSALDNDTQGRIMKMLEKKRMTRIVIAHRVNTVKKCSRIFVMDQGRIAESGTYSELLRQKGIFYELAKRQLISV
- a CDS encoding NHLP bacteriocin system secretion protein; this translates as MANALFRKKSLDRLSSPEQLDKMIVVNSPMTWLALIAGVLVIAVVALWGVIGRVPITEEGKGILLTESTLTSVYAKTQGVVTNTYVSSGDYVEEGDVLYEVGSTEVVQAIKQIQKRIEDVEAVTYDSENDVVTSDNQALIEIKGNKLALSLDTEASETALAALRAEYEQAQAETARLKAEMEAAADAYYNALASDNSSSVEYDYSAAAEEYQAAESAYQAAEAAYGAQPDNEELKAQTEEAGRIRDEKKAAYEEKKAAYENYVGSAGSTAADRTAKSNAYNTALSQYTTAKSKEESISSEIKTMEVQLSGEASAESVQKETLKSQFDSTKEATLDQLNTELKNYEQLKDGQEIKASVSGTVYSTFATNGSTVAIDMEMARISQQDMDSNGKLQAIYFMSLAEGKNVREGMKVNVYATNLPKEEYGHMTATVTSVANYVTSYADLYTRLGDETLATTFSSDGAVLQVVCELDTDSHTASGFAWSTAKGEKVDLEVGTLLEGSVITEEVPPITMLIPKLKEKFNME
- a CDS encoding NHLP family bacteriocin export ABC transporter peptidase/permease/ATPase subunit — its product is MADKIIFVKNKAYVKTPTVFQMEATECGAASLAMIFGCYGREIPLEQMRIETGVSRDGSKASNVVKAAKKLGLEAKGYRYSFRKLVEEARVPCIIHWNFNHFVVFEGKKGKYYYLNDPAGGRRKLTEQELDEGYTGITIQFKKKPGFKKERQKKTLMHFIRGRLQGQGASILSLLVIGLFLVVPGIMMPVFSEVFIDEILIGRTTAWFMKFLILMGMTITFQGFFTYLKSALLLKLQNKLALLSAHGFISHMLRLPMAFYEQRSVGDLSGRVENNNNVSVFLAGDLGETILNIFVSCFYLVLLLLYSPMLTMIGVAGAAVNILLMKFSASRLEDMSKKMQQDKGKMYGVFYTGVSITSTLKASGVENEYVGRIMGHYGKVATKGQEMSKTQEILNSIPEISKNTTNVLVLMTGGLLVIRGTLSVGQLVAYTSLLASFIIPINSLVGFIQKIQTMKTDMGRVEDIQRYKADIAKDPNAVRAKLDRKLCGNVDITDISFGYSILEAPLVEDFSFRLSAGKSIAFVGASGSGKSTVSKILSGLYRPWSGEVLFDGVPMDQIPPEVMGISVSTVSQQVMLFSGSIRDNLTMWNRHILESDIIQAAKDACIHDVIVRKPGAYDYVLSEGGTNLSGGQRQRLEIARALVTSPSILIMDEATSALDPLVEKEIVDNIKRRGCTCIIVAHRLSAIRDCDEILVMDNGKIVQRGTHEELAAQEGHYQRLIKNI
- a CDS encoding ATP-binding protein; translation: MQNELALPAKQENWEQVHCFLNQYLDSKGCTEKVRTQLLIAAEEIYVNIAQYAYQDRGDMELAGIVSIEVNMQEDSGQAVITFKDNGIRYDPLKKDAPDITLSANQRQIGGLGIYIVRKMMDEVEYKYEDGYNILTIKKG